One region of Dryobates pubescens isolate bDryPub1 chromosome 20, bDryPub1.pri, whole genome shotgun sequence genomic DNA includes:
- the PTAFR gene encoding platelet-activating factor receptor translates to MSGKGKAGAEGAADSYIPCHIDSEFRYNLFTVFYSIIFILGFAANCYVLWIFSRIYPTKKLNEIKIFMVNLTVADLLFLVTMPMWIVYYHHHGDWIMPSFLCNVAGCLFFVNTYSSVAFLMVITYNRYQAVTNPIKAAQFTTQRRGIYLSAAIWIIIVGSSLYYLFDNNTNQEKVGSRNFTRCFERYDSSGSVSAVLAIHVIICILFYIIFLFILGWNIIIIRTLFSKSGQPRKSAHVKQRALWMVCTVLAVFIISFVPHHIVDLPWTLTVLEQWKKENCQLRQQLNDAHQVTLCLLSTNCVLDPIIYCFLTKKFQKHVSEKLKSMKGSRKCSRQTTDTVIEGTIHQEDDVGI, encoded by the coding sequence ATGTCTGGAAAGGGTAAGGCTGGTGCTGAAGGTGCTGCCGACTCCTACATTCCATGCCACATAGACTCTGAGTTTCGCTACAACCTCTTCACTGTTTTCTACAGCATCATTTTCATCCTGGGCTTTGCTGCCAACTGCTACGTGCTGTGGATCTTCAGCCGCATCTACCCCACCAAGAAGCTGAATGAGATCAAGATATTCATGGTGAACCTGACGGTGGCTGACCTGCTCTTCCTGGTGACGATGCCCATGTGGATTGTGTACTATCACCACCATGGGGACTGGATCATGCCCAGCTTCCTCTGCAACGTGGCTGGCTGTTTGTTTTTCGTGAACACCTACTCCTCCGTTGCCTTTCTGATGGTCATCACCTACAACCGTTACCAGGCCGTGACCAACCCCATCAAAGCTGCTCAGTTCACCACCCAGAGAAGAGGAATCTACTTATCAGCAGCTATCTGGATCATCATAGTGGGGAGCTCTTTGTACTACCTCTTTGACAACAACACTAACCAGGAGAAGGTGGGCTCCAGGAATTTCACGCGGTGCTTCGAGCGCTACGATTCCTCTGGCAGCGTCTCGGCGGTGCTCGCCATTCACGTCATCATCTGCATCCTCTTCTAcatcatcttcctcttcatACTGGGCTggaacatcatcatcatcaggaCCCTGTTCTCCAAATCAGGGCAGCCACGGAAGAGTGCCCACGTGAAGCAGAGGGCACTCTGGATGGTCTGCACGGTGCTGGCAGTGTTCATCATCAGCTTTGTGCCTCATCACATCGTGGACCTGCCCTGGACCCTGACCGTCCTGGAGCAGTGGAAGAAGGAGAACTGTCAGCTGCGCCAACAGCTCAATGACGCTCACCAGGTGACTCTGTGCCTTTTGAGCACAAACTGTGTGCTGGACCCTATCATCTACTGCTTCCTCACCAAGAAGTTCCAGAAGCACGTTTCAGAGAAACTGAAAAGCATGAAAGGGAGCCGCAAGTGCTCCAGGCAGACCACGGACACAGTGATTGAGGGAACCATTCACCAGGAGGATGACGTTGGGATCtag